The following are encoded in a window of Spirochaeta cellobiosiphila DSM 17781 genomic DNA:
- a CDS encoding serine/threonine protein kinase, with protein MPRIPEEIGKYKVDSLVAKGGMGAVYKGHHPTLNTEVILKKLTLRGKKAIAERFKREARLMMEFKHENIVDVYDHFKEGTSYYIVMEYVDGTALDKLLKQERYLSEEMALLIFYDSCRALHYAHKKGVVHRDIKPGNILLSRRGEAKLVDFGIASSREDQEEGLTQDGMTLGTPSYMAPEQFESTRTVDLRADVYSMGVMLYEMVTGKKPYPGSFSAELLGQIQKGKYTNPRKVNPQVGKLSQKIIKKCMSPKREKRIKDLSRVINLLQRHFRKKNLSELRKKLHCLVEEKKYTPPEPTKKFQKLKKTILVALGLGALGLCGFALFKLGLHNEILPNTRYGALVLQAETPIDDRLPQDHFISAIIYQDKDNEPIRINDKPLNFHLLKSTPEDKFYTFKSLKQYLPAGEYRIKFILDDQLNWHTITLNPRPVQKQEIHTKKGRIVSIKKSSSRALPLTTELKFWDYFTGENLTGPAQVYMFTNGKWLPLTNSRKAGLMTGETYQFRVVLKGYTEKYYHLIVETNQTTLHLEAALLPEKGSLEIKIPTKGFRWTIEGDQRKLPEGKIKGTQTRELSLYPGEYQLTLTRAGKKIKESLLINGGKSVTKEALYDNKILTLE; from the coding sequence ATGCCTAGGATACCTGAAGAAATAGGAAAATACAAAGTAGATTCTCTGGTGGCTAAGGGAGGAATGGGCGCTGTCTATAAAGGACATCACCCTACTCTTAATACAGAGGTCATACTCAAAAAACTTACCTTAAGAGGTAAAAAAGCCATAGCAGAAAGGTTCAAAAGGGAAGCCCGTCTGATGATGGAATTCAAACATGAAAACATTGTTGACGTGTATGACCACTTCAAAGAAGGAACCAGTTACTACATCGTTATGGAATATGTAGATGGAACGGCACTGGATAAACTCCTCAAACAAGAACGCTACCTTTCAGAGGAAATGGCTTTATTAATATTTTATGATTCCTGCCGGGCTCTGCACTATGCCCATAAGAAAGGGGTCGTTCATAGGGATATCAAGCCCGGGAATATCCTTTTAAGCCGAAGAGGCGAGGCCAAGTTAGTGGATTTTGGGATTGCCTCCAGCAGAGAAGATCAGGAAGAGGGCTTAACCCAGGATGGAATGACCCTGGGAACCCCCTCCTATATGGCACCGGAACAATTTGAAAGCACAAGGACAGTGGATCTTCGGGCGGATGTGTACTCCATGGGGGTTATGCTCTATGAGATGGTTACCGGGAAGAAGCCCTATCCCGGATCCTTTAGTGCGGAATTATTAGGTCAGATCCAGAAAGGAAAATACACAAACCCCCGTAAGGTAAATCCTCAGGTAGGCAAACTAAGCCAGAAGATCATTAAAAAGTGTATGAGTCCCAAAAGGGAGAAAAGGATTAAGGACCTAAGCCGTGTGATTAATCTTTTACAAAGGCATTTCCGTAAGAAAAACCTTTCAGAGCTTCGTAAAAAACTCCATTGTCTGGTAGAAGAAAAGAAATACACACCACCAGAACCAACGAAGAAGTTCCAAAAACTAAAAAAAACCATCCTTGTGGCCTTAGGACTGGGAGCTCTGGGATTATGTGGTTTTGCCCTCTTCAAATTAGGGCTGCATAATGAAATACTGCCTAATACAAGATATGGCGCCCTCGTTCTGCAGGCAGAAACCCCCATAGATGACCGTCTTCCCCAGGACCACTTTATATCAGCGATTATTTATCAGGATAAGGACAATGAACCTATTAGGATAAATGATAAACCCTTGAACTTTCACCTTTTGAAATCAACACCGGAAGACAAGTTCTATACATTCAAGTCCCTCAAACAATATCTACCTGCAGGAGAATACCGGATTAAGTTCATACTGGATGACCAATTGAACTGGCATACGATTACCCTTAATCCCCGGCCTGTTCAGAAACAGGAGATTCATACAAAGAAGGGGCGTATTGTTTCGATCAAGAAATCCTCGAGCCGGGCTCTGCCTCTGACGACAGAGTTAAAATTCTGGGATTACTTTACCGGGGAAAACCTTACAGGACCAGCTCAGGTTTATATGTTCACTAATGGCAAATGGCTGCCTTTAACCAATAGTCGAAAAGCCGGTCTAATGACAGGAGAAACCTATCAATTCCGTGTTGTTCTTAAGGGATATACTGAAAAGTACTACCATTTGATTGTCGAAACAAACCAGACAACCCTTCATTTGGAAGCGGCCCTCTTACCAGAAAAGGGGTCCTTAGAGATAAAGATTCCTACTAAAGGGTTTCGTTGGACGATAGAAGGGGATCAACGCAAACTTCCAGAAGGTAAAATTAAAGGAACCCAAACCCGGGAGCTGAGCCTCTATCCAGGGGAATATCAACTGACCCTGACCAGAGCCGGTAAGAAAATAAAAGAAAGTCTACTCATAAATGGCGGAAAGTCAGTGACGAAAGAAGCTCTTTACGACAATAAGATCCTGACTCTTGAATAG
- a CDS encoding metallophosphoesterase, which translates to MTDYKKMLDRLKTIFFRKKVLDPVSYLQKVDQVNGILMTEDQDMRPVDQGGLPGGLIKLLPVETIIIPDLHARMDFILSLMEACDFNGSTVLERLTRGDLQIVCVGDGFHGEGRVRNRWLQAFEEFQGGFRKHKYMDAEMRESLGLMEMIIELKIAFPQHFHFLKGNHENIANENGNGNYPFGKFAMEGQMVTDWVQMYMSDDFFASYYDFEANLPLMALGSHFIVTHAEPARFYNTEEIINYRTKPEVIYGLTWTANEEAEKDSVNRSLEHFLGKTDKVFHFGGHRPIAGSYFTRANGKYVQIHNPNRFIVAWLPVEGSINLDTHIFEIPNITLKDDYA; encoded by the coding sequence TACAAAAAGTGGATCAAGTGAATGGGATCCTGATGACTGAGGATCAGGATATGCGTCCTGTTGATCAGGGAGGTCTGCCCGGAGGGTTAATAAAACTCCTTCCTGTCGAGACGATTATCATTCCTGATCTTCATGCTCGCATGGACTTTATTCTATCCCTTATGGAAGCTTGTGACTTTAACGGAAGTACAGTATTGGAACGGCTTACCAGAGGGGACCTTCAGATCGTTTGTGTCGGTGATGGTTTCCATGGGGAAGGACGAGTCAGGAATCGATGGCTTCAGGCTTTCGAAGAATTCCAGGGAGGATTCCGAAAACATAAATACATGGATGCAGAGATGAGGGAAAGCTTAGGGTTAATGGAAATGATCATTGAACTCAAGATCGCTTTTCCCCAGCATTTTCATTTTCTGAAAGGTAATCATGAAAACATAGCCAATGAAAATGGTAATGGGAACTATCCCTTTGGCAAGTTCGCCATGGAAGGACAAATGGTAACCGACTGGGTTCAGATGTATATGAGTGATGATTTTTTTGCCAGCTACTATGATTTTGAAGCAAACCTGCCTCTAATGGCCTTGGGAAGTCACTTTATCGTCACCCATGCCGAACCAGCCCGTTTCTACAACACAGAGGAAATCATCAATTACCGAACGAAACCGGAAGTTATCTATGGTCTAACCTGGACAGCAAATGAGGAAGCTGAAAAGGATAGTGTCAACCGAAGTTTGGAACACTTTCTGGGAAAAACGGATAAGGTCTTCCACTTTGGAGGCCATCGTCCCATTGCAGGTAGCTATTTTACAAGAGCCAATGGTAAATATGTCCAAATCCACAACCCAAACCGATTTATTGTAGCTTGGCTTCCTGTGGAAGGAAGTATAAACTTGGATACCCATATCTTTGAGATACCCAATATTACTTTAAAGGACGATTATGCCTAG
- a CDS encoding FHA domain-containing protein codes for MSTFIKRLLIVIVGILAGVAVWPLMEITISFQRAFPSYLISILVQGLLIGAVMGAFLGSAEGLLTKNSNKTSTGAIIGGTIGGIGGILGFFLAQNLILFVGNLHIMDESLLKTFGWIILGMFIAIGEGIRSRSIKKILIGLGGGIIGGCVGGLFIEKSAEIAPHFIYSRLFGLIIFSGTIALAYSLLESGVTYGVIRVLNGKFKGKQFPLVRSKSLIGASRKVDISLSGYTGLAQEHGVIQKKGKKLYLLSLTKTHPLLLNEHPVKEQELKWEDVIQAGDLKLLLTSLGGQ; via the coding sequence ATGTCAACTTTTATTAAACGATTACTGATTGTAATCGTTGGCATACTAGCCGGTGTGGCAGTATGGCCATTGATGGAAATAACAATTAGCTTTCAAAGGGCCTTTCCCAGCTATCTCATATCTATCCTTGTTCAGGGATTACTCATTGGTGCTGTTATGGGAGCCTTCCTGGGAAGTGCTGAAGGTTTACTCACCAAGAATAGTAATAAAACCAGTACTGGGGCCATCATCGGAGGGACGATTGGTGGTATAGGTGGAATTTTAGGATTCTTTCTAGCCCAGAACCTTATTCTTTTTGTGGGGAACCTTCATATAATGGATGAGAGTCTTCTTAAGACTTTTGGCTGGATTATCCTGGGAATGTTCATTGCCATAGGAGAAGGAATACGTTCCAGATCTATTAAGAAGATACTAATAGGATTAGGTGGGGGTATCATTGGGGGCTGTGTAGGAGGATTGTTTATTGAAAAATCTGCCGAAATAGCACCTCATTTTATTTATAGCCGTCTCTTCGGTCTCATCATATTTTCTGGAACAATCGCTCTTGCCTATAGTCTGCTGGAATCGGGTGTTACCTACGGCGTTATTAGGGTCTTGAATGGGAAGTTCAAAGGAAAGCAATTCCCTCTGGTCAGATCCAAGTCTCTCATTGGGGCAAGCCGTAAAGTGGATATAAGCTTGTCAGGGTATACAGGCTTAGCCCAGGAACATGGGGTGATTCAGAAGAAAGGTAAGAAGTTGTATCTCCTTTCTTTGACCAAAACCCATCCTCTTCTTCTTAATGAGCATCCTGTCAAAGAACAGGAACTCAAATGGGAGGATGTTATCCAGGCAGGTGATCTTAAGCTGCTACTGACCTCACTAGGAGGACAATAA